CTCATCCaagaatgaaaaaaactatttacaatttattgtagttaaaaaaaaaaattgttttacgtaTGATATTACTTGGTACACTCGATATATTTAATACAGTGTTTCTAATCGGTATCGATTCAGATAAATTACATAGGCAAAGTGGGTCTATTATTAAAACGCCTGCTACAGAGTCAACTTGTTCTAATATAGAAGAAAGCATAACCAACGAAGACGGAGTTAATGATGATAGTCCTACTTCTCAAGGTATGAGTAGTACACTACCGCCAAATACTGGTGACTCTGTCCCAAGAACGTCTAAAAAACGTAA
This genomic stretch from Acyrthosiphon pisum isolate AL4f unplaced genomic scaffold, pea_aphid_22Mar2018_4r6ur Scaffold_21848;HRSCAF=25053, whole genome shotgun sequence harbors:
- the LOC103309496 gene encoding protein FAM200B-like, whose amino-acid sequence is MILLGTLDIFNTVFLIGIDSDKLHRQSGSIIKTPATESTCSNIEESITNEDGVNDDSPTSQGMSSTLPPNTGDSVPRTSKKRKYVESYLEMGFIETNDGQPQCVICSEVFSNSSMYPGKLRRHYEKVHPDHDGKPLDFLK